A genomic segment from Helicobacter sp. NHP19-012 encodes:
- a CDS encoding MFS transporter, which translates to MLQKILPLVFVSSLRFLGLFIVLPVISLYAVGFKASAAMMGLAVGGAYLTQILCQTPIGILSDKYSRKKVVLWCLGVFTIGSFLCFMAHNIQMLVVGRLIQGMGAMGGVLSAMIADLVEEEKRTHAMAMMGAGIFFSFTAAMVIGPSIGMHFGVQWLFMLTALLSLASMLLMAFKVPEPPKIVYTLKEKPRLQDALKNKDIFIINSCSFFEKCLMTLIFVLIPLALVHEFKMDKSVLWKIYTAGAFLGMVSMAPAAIIAEKFHKAKGVLLSGVFLFLIAYACLAYADRHLNSPTTWLFIAGIMCFFAGFGTLEPIMQSLASKFAKAHQRGLVLGMFVTYGYVGSFVGGMLGGMGYTYLGVEKVAILVVVVCVLWLGLVSLLSNPSRQKNVYFPLDAFDRKKFGAIEAQVGILEWYINESQNTIIVKYDALQTNEEEIIELSVAFRKAT; encoded by the coding sequence ATGTTGCAAAAAATTCTCCCCCTCGTGTTTGTGTCCTCTTTGCGTTTTTTAGGGCTATTCATCGTCTTGCCCGTGATCTCTTTGTATGCGGTGGGTTTCAAGGCTTCGGCGGCGATGATGGGCTTGGCGGTGGGGGGGGCGTATCTCACCCAAATTTTATGCCAAACCCCCATTGGGATTTTAAGCGACAAATACAGCCGTAAAAAGGTCGTGCTGTGGTGCTTGGGGGTTTTCACCATAGGTTCTTTTCTTTGCTTTATGGCGCACAATATCCAAATGCTCGTGGTGGGGCGTTTGATCCAGGGCATGGGCGCAATGGGTGGAGTGCTAAGCGCGATGATCGCCGACCTTGTGGAGGAGGAAAAGCGCACGCATGCGATGGCGATGATGGGGGCGGGGATTTTCTTTAGCTTCACAGCGGCAATGGTGATAGGACCTAGCATTGGCATGCACTTTGGGGTGCAGTGGCTCTTTATGCTAACCGCCCTTTTGAGCCTAGCCTCCATGCTCTTAATGGCGTTTAAAGTCCCAGAACCCCCCAAGATCGTCTATACCCTCAAAGAAAAACCCCGCTTGCAAGACGCTTTAAAAAACAAGGATATTTTCATCATCAACTCTTGTTCTTTCTTTGAAAAGTGCTTGATGACTTTGATTTTTGTTCTAATCCCCCTAGCTCTCGTGCATGAGTTTAAAATGGATAAAAGCGTGCTTTGGAAAATCTACACAGCGGGGGCGTTCTTAGGCATGGTGAGCATGGCACCTGCGGCGATCATCGCCGAGAAGTTCCACAAGGCTAAGGGTGTGCTGTTAAGTGGGGTGTTTTTATTTTTAATCGCCTATGCTTGTTTAGCCTATGCTGATAGGCATTTAAATTCGCCCACGACTTGGCTTTTCATCGCAGGGATCATGTGCTTTTTTGCCGGCTTTGGCACGCTTGAGCCCATCATGCAATCACTGGCTAGCAAATTTGCCAAAGCGCACCAAAGGGGGCTGGTGCTTGGCATGTTTGTAACTTATGGCTATGTGGGCTCATTTGTGGGGGGGATGCTAGGGGGCATGGGTTATACATACCTTGGCGTAGAAAAAGTGGCAATCCTTGTAGTCGTGGTGTGTGTGTTGTGGCTAGGGCTTGTGAGCCTGCTTAGCAACCCTAGCCGTCAAAAAAATGTCTATTTTCCCCTAGATGCCTTCGATCGCAAAAAGTTTGGAGCCATTGAGGCACAAGTGGGGATTTTGGAGTGGTATATCAACGAGAGCCAAAACACAATCATCGTTAAATACGACGCCTTGCAAACCAACGAGGAAGAAATTATAGAACTCTCTGTGGCGTTTAGAAAGGCTACATAA
- a CDS encoding RsmE family RNA methyltransferase, which yields MRFIYHPLAGAPTLSLEDKAYTHIYLSRRTLATEQLALRNLKDDNLYFYKPLSVQKHSAKLELVSAQAQPMRPTQGAHLIWAIISTKSIEKVLPYLNQMGVLKISFFMAQFSQRSEGLDKAKLERFERILIASCEQCGRSDLMPLEVLTDLKSALEIYPEAGVLDLGGHAQSLEPQKGVIIGPEGGFSQTERELFKERKVLSPSHLVFTSEGAALFSATLALKP from the coding sequence ATGCGCTTTATTTACCACCCACTAGCCGGAGCACCCACTCTAAGTCTAGAGGATAAGGCTTACACACACATTTACCTCAGCCGCCGCACTTTAGCTACAGAACAACTCGCTTTGCGTAATCTCAAAGACGACAATTTATATTTTTATAAACCCCTAAGCGTGCAAAAGCACAGCGCAAAACTAGAGCTCGTGAGCGCACAAGCCCAGCCTATGCGCCCCACACAAGGTGCGCATTTAATTTGGGCGATCATCAGCACCAAGAGTATAGAAAAAGTCCTGCCCTATTTAAACCAAATGGGGGTGCTAAAGATTAGCTTTTTTATGGCGCAGTTTAGCCAAAGAAGTGAGGGGCTAGACAAAGCCAAGCTAGAAAGGTTTGAAAGGATTTTGATCGCCTCTTGCGAGCAATGTGGACGCAGCGACTTAATGCCCCTAGAAGTGTTAACAGATTTAAAGAGTGCGCTAGAGATTTACCCAGAGGCGGGGGTTTTAGATTTAGGCGGGCACGCACAAAGTTTAGAGCCCCAAAAAGGGGTCATCATCGGTCCCGAGGGGGGCTTTAGCCAAACAGAAAGGGAGCTTTTTAAAGAAAGAAAGGTGCTTAGCCCTTCACACTTGGTTTTTACCAGTGAGGGAGCAGCACTTTTTAGTGCCACTCTAGCCCTTAAGCCATAG
- a CDS encoding catalase family peroxidase, with product MHRLGCALLPLVLFSCAHAGQIYNAQKIADLFYKLNGDAKNPHKKINHTKGFCALGVFIPDEKASARLDIPLLDKASIPTEVRYSLSGGNLHASDKSKGRGMALRMGKDDWVMVMTNAPINFAKNPEEFGRYLEIRIPKNGHVDQEKIKRTTQEVASFRNFAHYMQGVGVTDSVAHTRYYSTHTFYFKDKQTQRFLPARFSFVPVAGVHDLTHAELKRTGNDFLERDFKDRVAKAPIVYNMVLELANKNDPTNDTTKLWHGKHEEIKVGQLRVQTYKGHGCNGEVFMPSMLPSGVEPPKDPLFELRNEVYSITFSKRQ from the coding sequence GTGCATAGGCTTGGGTGCGCTTTGTTGCCTTTAGTGTTGTTCTCTTGCGCCCATGCCGGGCAAATCTACAACGCCCAAAAGATCGCCGACTTGTTTTACAAGCTCAACGGCGATGCCAAAAACCCACACAAGAAAATCAACCACACCAAGGGCTTTTGTGCGCTGGGCGTGTTTATCCCCGATGAAAAAGCCAGCGCACGCCTAGATATTCCGCTTTTGGATAAAGCCAGTATCCCCACAGAAGTGCGCTATTCGCTAAGTGGGGGTAATTTGCATGCCAGCGATAAATCTAAGGGGCGGGGCATGGCTTTAAGGATGGGTAAAGATGATTGGGTGATGGTGATGACAAACGCCCCCATTAACTTTGCTAAAAACCCCGAAGAGTTTGGGCGTTACCTAGAAATCCGCATCCCTAAAAACGGGCATGTGGATCAAGAAAAGATCAAGAGGACAACACAAGAAGTGGCAAGTTTTAGAAACTTCGCCCACTATATGCAAGGCGTGGGCGTTACAGACAGCGTGGCGCACACGCGCTACTACTCTACGCATACTTTTTACTTCAAAGACAAACAGACCCAACGCTTCTTGCCCGCCCGTTTTAGTTTTGTGCCTGTGGCAGGGGTGCACGATTTAACCCACGCCGAGCTCAAACGCACCGGCAACGACTTTTTAGAAAGAGACTTTAAAGATAGGGTCGCCAAAGCCCCTATTGTCTATAACATGGTTTTAGAGCTCGCCAATAAAAACGATCCCACCAACGACACGACCAAGTTATGGCATGGCAAGCACGAGGAGATCAAAGTCGGGCAACTGAGGGTGCAAACCTACAAGGGGCATGGGTGCAATGGGGAGGTGTTTATGCCAAGCATGTTGCCTAGCGGGGTTGAGCCGCCCAAAGACCCGCTCTTTGAGTTGCGTAACGAGGTGTACTCCATCACCTTTTCTAAGCGGCAATGA
- a CDS encoding outer membrane protein — translation MFKKVVCQMVGFGALLGCLPLEAAKDGWYVQAGVDYAHAAGSSATRTPNSTSSSPWSGNLGGVDFVGGYKQFFGKKRHWGVRYYGLINLQGGGFSQKTGNKYPTQGPVGNFFYGVGIDALWTFYHNKGSEFGVFVGMAVGGSSWALGAGKANDVCQTRVNGVNCVSTSNFYFQQAIGNPSVVYSPTFVQWMFNFGMRANLGAHNGIEVGFRVPAINDPYYTQTKGDTSTFTYSFRRVIDLYANYVYNF, via the coding sequence TTGTTTAAAAAAGTGGTTTGCCAAATGGTGGGCTTTGGAGCTCTCTTGGGTTGCTTGCCTTTAGAGGCAGCTAAAGATGGTTGGTATGTGCAAGCGGGGGTGGATTACGCCCACGCAGCGGGGTCGAGCGCGACACGCACCCCTAACAGCACTTCTTCAAGTCCTTGGTCTGGAAATCTAGGTGGAGTAGACTTTGTGGGTGGTTACAAACAATTCTTTGGCAAAAAAAGGCATTGGGGTGTGCGCTACTATGGGCTCATCAATTTACAAGGCGGAGGTTTCTCACAAAAAACGGGGAATAAATACCCCACACAGGGACCCGTGGGGAATTTCTTCTATGGTGTGGGTATAGATGCGCTTTGGACTTTCTACCACAACAAGGGAAGTGAGTTTGGGGTCTTTGTGGGCATGGCAGTTGGAGGGAGCAGCTGGGCTTTAGGGGCAGGTAAGGCTAATGATGTATGCCAGACACGAGTGAATGGCGTTAATTGTGTGAGCACAAGCAATTTTTACTTCCAACAAGCCATTGGAAACCCAAGTGTCGTCTATTCTCCCACCTTTGTGCAGTGGATGTTTAACTTTGGGATGCGGGCTAACCTCGGGGCACATAATGGCATTGAAGTGGGCTTTAGAGTCCCTGCTATTAACGATCCCTATTACACACAAACCAAGGGCGACACCTCCACCTTCACCTATTCTTTTAGACGGGTGATTGATTTATACGCCAACTATGTCTATAACTTTTAA
- a CDS encoding TerC/Alx family metal homeostasis membrane protein has translation MGLDLIVFLLFMALALLIDFKAHSQDKAMGLKSAIGWSLFWVATALLFAAYLYWHDGSVSMSLFLTGYVLEKALSVDNLFVMMAIFAWFKVPEIYRHRVLYYGIIGAIVFRLIFVLVGSGLMHLSAYVEIIFGLLVGYSCVVMVKNQDKEESEGEEDYSKHLAYRLVYKFFPVYPKLVGHDFFIKKEQLSTLEQDLKGQEASALHHQSAFAKAKIIATPLFLCLAVIELSDVMFAFDSVPAVIAVSKEPLIIYSAMMFAILGLRSLYFVLEVLKGHLIYLEKSVIVVLAFISLKLILAATDQLFGVGVDISPTISLYIVLGVLGAGVLLSLFKGKEESVPNTQNSPDQFEEPSTQAPKQGVADFINARLNNCEHKLQELEDRVSRLEGGQNKP, from the coding sequence ATGGGGCTTGATTTAATCGTTTTCTTGCTTTTCATGGCTTTGGCGTTGTTGATTGACTTTAAGGCACACAGCCAAGACAAGGCTATGGGGCTAAAAAGTGCCATAGGGTGGTCGCTCTTTTGGGTCGCCACCGCCCTGCTCTTTGCTGCCTATTTGTATTGGCATGACGGCTCTGTTAGTATGTCGCTCTTTTTAACGGGCTATGTGTTAGAAAAAGCCTTGTCTGTGGATAATCTCTTTGTGATGATGGCGATTTTTGCGTGGTTTAAAGTACCCGAGATTTACCGCCATAGAGTGCTTTACTATGGCATCATCGGGGCGATCGTCTTTAGGCTCATTTTTGTGCTGGTGGGCAGTGGTCTTATGCACCTATCCGCCTATGTAGAAATTATCTTTGGCTTGCTGGTGGGCTATAGCTGTGTGGTGATGGTGAAAAACCAAGATAAAGAGGAGAGCGAGGGCGAAGAGGACTACTCCAAACACCTAGCCTACCGCCTTGTTTATAAGTTTTTCCCCGTCTATCCTAAGCTAGTCGGGCATGATTTTTTCATCAAAAAAGAGCAATTAAGCACTTTAGAACAAGATTTAAAGGGGCAGGAGGCAAGCGCGCTGCACCACCAAAGCGCCTTTGCCAAGGCTAAGATTATCGCCACGCCTTTGTTTTTATGCCTTGCGGTGATTGAACTTAGCGATGTGATGTTTGCCTTTGATAGTGTGCCGGCGGTGATTGCCGTGAGTAAAGAGCCCTTGATTATTTATAGTGCGATGATGTTTGCCATTTTGGGGCTTAGAAGTTTGTATTTTGTGCTTGAGGTGCTCAAAGGGCATTTGATCTACCTAGAAAAAAGCGTGATTGTGGTTTTAGCCTTCATCAGCTTAAAACTCATCTTAGCCGCCACCGATCAGCTCTTTGGCGTGGGTGTGGACATTAGCCCCACCATCAGCCTTTACATCGTGCTAGGCGTGCTGGGAGCGGGTGTGCTCTTGAGCCTATTCAAGGGCAAAGAAGAAAGTGTCCCTAACACCCAAAATAGCCCCGATCAATTTGAAGAGCCAAGCACCCAAGCACCCAAACAAGGAGTGGCGGACTTCATCAACGCAAGGCTCAACAACTGCGAGCACAAACTGCAAGAGCTCGAAGATCGGGTCAGCAGACTTGAAGGAGGGCAAAATAAGCCCTAA
- a CDS encoding ATP-binding protein: MYTISKKILNVVGRTNAAYNLISEGDKVLVGLSGGKDSILLSCILARMQAHAPFDFSFKATTVHYGLNEDLAWLTKLCAEQNIPHEILHTNIAQTIREKRREQSSYCSFCSRMRRGVLYNYALENGFNKLAIAHHLDDAVESFFMNFTYNGSLRSMPPIYKAENGLFVIRPLIHIRERQSIDFVKSQNIPTAPDCNCPAKQPDSDKPPIARLATKNFLKEMEQNNPRLFTSLKNAFCNLHANSFSDHAFLDAQGA; this comes from the coding sequence ATGTACACAATCAGTAAAAAAATCTTAAATGTCGTGGGGCGTACAAACGCCGCTTACAATCTCATCAGCGAAGGCGATAAAGTGCTTGTGGGGCTTAGTGGGGGCAAGGATTCGATTTTGCTCTCTTGCATTCTAGCACGCATGCAAGCGCATGCCCCCTTTGACTTCAGTTTTAAAGCCACCACCGTGCATTATGGGCTGAATGAAGATTTGGCGTGGCTTACTAAGCTCTGTGCTGAACAAAACATCCCCCATGAAATCCTACACACCAACATCGCCCAAACGATTAGAGAGAAACGGCGGGAGCAAAGCTCTTACTGCAGTTTCTGCTCGCGTATGCGCCGTGGGGTGCTTTATAATTACGCCTTAGAGAATGGCTTTAACAAACTTGCCATCGCCCACCATTTAGACGATGCTGTGGAGAGTTTTTTCATGAACTTCACTTACAACGGCAGTTTGCGTAGCATGCCCCCCATTTATAAGGCAGAAAATGGGCTATTTGTGATCCGCCCTTTAATCCACATAAGAGAACGCCAAAGCATCGACTTTGTCAAATCCCAAAACATCCCCACCGCCCCCGATTGCAACTGCCCGGCTAAACAACCCGACTCGGACAAGCCCCCCATTGCACGGCTTGCTACTAAGAATTTTTTAAAAGAAATGGAGCAGAACAACCCTCGTCTTTTTACATCGCTCAAAAACGCCTTTTGCAACTTGCACGCCAATAGCTTTAGCGATCACGCCTTTTTGGACGCACAGGGGGCGTAA
- a CDS encoding NAD(P)H-quinone oxidoreductase subunit 3, giving the protein MGVENVAEHPYFGAFVLLVFSFLVFNWTLRIQRFISRKLARKQNEKLKLAAYECGPLALKQQNRLSHQFYAMAVLFILFDVEIVFMFPWALDFKELGFLGFFEMASFIFLLVVGFVYALKRGALEWHSMQ; this is encoded by the coding sequence ATGGGCGTAGAAAATGTCGCCGAGCACCCCTACTTTGGGGCGTTTGTTTTACTAGTCTTTAGTTTTCTAGTCTTTAATTGGACTTTGCGGATACAAAGGTTCATCAGCCGCAAGTTGGCGCGCAAGCAAAACGAGAAGTTAAAACTTGCCGCCTATGAGTGCGGTCCGCTCGCTTTAAAGCAACAAAACCGCTTGAGCCACCAATTCTATGCGATGGCGGTGTTGTTCATCCTCTTTGATGTGGAGATTGTGTTTATGTTCCCTTGGGCTTTGGATTTTAAAGAATTGGGCTTTTTGGGCTTTTTTGAGATGGCAAGTTTTATTTTCTTGTTGGTGGTGGGCTTTGTTTATGCCCTAAAGAGAGGAGCGCTAGAATGGCACAGCATGCAGTGA
- a CDS encoding NuoB/complex I 20 kDa subunit family protein: MAQHAVSYLKNGGLPIALTTLDKLLNWGRSNSLWPLTYGLACCAIEMMATGGSRFDFDRFGTIFRASPRQSDVMIIAGTLTKKHAEFTRRLYDQMPEPKWVISMGSCANTGGMFNTYATVQGVDRVIPVDIYLPGCAPRPETLQYALMVLQDKIRRQKALPETNTKRLV; encoded by the coding sequence ATGGCACAGCATGCAGTGAGTTATTTAAAAAACGGGGGGCTACCCATTGCCTTGACAACGCTAGATAAGTTGTTGAATTGGGGGCGTAGCAACTCATTATGGCCTTTGACTTATGGGCTGGCGTGCTGTGCGATTGAGATGATGGCAACGGGGGGTTCGCGTTTTGACTTTGATCGCTTTGGCACGATCTTTAGGGCTTCGCCTAGACAATCGGATGTGATGATTATCGCTGGCACGCTTACCAAAAAGCACGCCGAATTTACAAGGCGGCTTTACGACCAAATGCCCGAGCCTAAATGGGTGATCTCTATGGGCTCTTGTGCCAACACGGGGGGGATGTTTAACACTTACGCCACCGTGCAGGGGGTGGATCGGGTGATCCCTGTGGATATTTACCTGCCCGGCTGTGCCCCCCGCCCTGAAACCCTGCAATACGCCTTAATGGTGCTGCAGGATAAAATCCGCCGCCAAAAGGCGTTGCCTGAAACCAACACGAAACGCTTAGTCTAA
- a CDS encoding NADH-quinone oxidoreductase subunit C: protein MVRKQRPNANIQKQVHYSDRFYVVPKTPKVAIIGSPYEVIYNHISYYHKVLASFIELGTAVFVIEVSEVDKVAERLKNLGYESLSEMSAIDFLEKRGEFELFYQFLSYLPGYATKRRLRLKAVLKKGDNPPTLSHLYRSAVWSEREAYDMFGIVFEGHKHLKRILMPDDWVGHPLLKSYPLKGDEHAAWYEVDKIFGKEYREIIGPEQRDSARVDEKDTFNFSKVGHTQEKGLPLEDKAGKYAFEKSAFVKDLHSQEPTELKDRP from the coding sequence ATGGTTAGAAAACAACGCCCTAACGCCAATATCCAAAAGCAAGTCCATTACTCCGATCGCTTCTATGTCGTGCCTAAAACGCCCAAAGTTGCCATTATCGGCTCGCCCTATGAAGTGATTTACAACCATATCAGCTACTACCACAAGGTGCTAGCAAGCTTCATTGAGCTAGGCACAGCGGTGTTTGTGATCGAAGTTAGCGAAGTGGATAAAGTCGCTGAACGATTAAAGAATTTGGGCTATGAATCTTTAAGCGAAATGAGTGCGATCGACTTTTTAGAAAAAAGGGGGGAGTTTGAGCTGTTTTATCAGTTTTTATCCTACCTGCCCGGCTATGCCACCAAACGCCGATTACGCCTAAAAGCGGTGTTGAAAAAAGGCGACAACCCCCCCACTTTAAGCCACTTATACCGCTCGGCTGTGTGGAGCGAAAGGGAGGCATATGACATGTTTGGCATTGTCTTTGAGGGGCATAAACATTTAAAACGCATTTTAATGCCCGATGATTGGGTGGGACACCCCCTTTTAAAATCCTATCCGCTCAAAGGCGATGAACATGCCGCATGGTATGAGGTGGATAAGATTTTTGGCAAAGAGTATAGAGAAATCATAGGTCCTGAGCAAAGGGATAGTGCAAGGGTAGATGAAAAGGACACCTTCAACTTCTCTAAAGTGGGGCACACGCAAGAAAAAGGCTTGCCCCTAGAGGACAAGGCGGGCAAATACGCCTTTGAAAAGTCGGCGTTCGTCAAAGACCTACACAGCCAAGAGCCCACAGAGTTAAAGGATCGCCCCTAA
- the nuoD gene encoding NADH dehydrogenase (quinone) subunit D: MAQIFTKLKPQFENVLFERDDKQMVINFGPQHPSSHGQLRLILELEGEKITKATPEIGYLHRGCEKLGENMTYNEYMPTTDRLDYTSSTSNNYAFAHAVEMLLGVTIPRRAQVIRTLLLELNRVISHIFFLSVHALDVGAMSVFLYCFKTREYGLDLMEDYCGARLTHNAIRIGGVPLDLPPNWLEGLKKFMQEVRDLHKLVGGLLDSNRIWKARLENVGTITKEQAKSWGASGIMLRGTGIAYDVRKEEPYELYPELDFDIPVGNYGDSYDRYQLYMLEILESLRILEQLIPMYAPTEPSIMAHAPQYFSAPKEDIMSQNYALMQHFVLVTQGMRPPRGEVYAPTESPKGELGFFIHSQGEPYPYRLKIRAPSFFHIGSMQDILVGQYLADAVTIIGSSNAVFGEVDR; this comes from the coding sequence ATGGCACAGATTTTCACCAAACTCAAACCGCAATTTGAAAATGTCTTGTTTGAGAGAGACGATAAGCAAATGGTGATTAACTTTGGTCCCCAACACCCGTCTTCACACGGGCAGTTGCGTCTCATTTTAGAGCTAGAGGGCGAGAAAATCACCAAAGCCACACCCGAGATCGGCTACTTGCATCGAGGCTGTGAAAAGCTGGGCGAGAACATGACCTATAACGAGTATATGCCCACCACCGACCGCCTAGACTACACTTCTTCTACGAGCAATAACTACGCTTTCGCCCATGCGGTAGAGATGCTTTTAGGCGTTACAATCCCTAGGCGTGCCCAAGTGATCCGCACTTTGCTTTTAGAGCTTAATCGTGTGATCTCGCACATTTTCTTTTTAAGCGTGCATGCCTTAGATGTCGGGGCGATGTCTGTGTTCTTGTATTGCTTTAAAACCCGTGAATATGGGCTAGATTTGATGGAGGATTATTGTGGGGCAAGGCTTACGCATAATGCCATTAGGATCGGGGGCGTGCCCTTAGACTTGCCACCTAACTGGCTTGAGGGGCTTAAAAAATTCATGCAAGAAGTGAGGGATTTGCATAAACTTGTGGGCGGCTTGTTAGATAGCAACCGCATTTGGAAAGCCCGCTTAGAAAATGTCGGCACAATCACCAAAGAGCAAGCCAAATCGTGGGGGGCGAGTGGGATCATGTTAAGGGGCACTGGGATCGCCTATGATGTGCGTAAAGAAGAGCCCTATGAGCTTTACCCTGAGCTAGACTTTGACATACCCGTAGGCAATTATGGGGATAGTTACGATCGCTACCAACTCTACATGCTTGAGATTTTAGAGTCCTTACGCATTTTAGAGCAATTAATCCCCATGTACGCCCCCACAGAGCCTAGCATAATGGCACATGCCCCGCAATACTTCAGCGCCCCCAAAGAGGACATCATGAGCCAAAATTACGCCTTAATGCAACACTTCGTCCTAGTAACGCAAGGCATGCGTCCGCCAAGAGGCGAGGTGTATGCCCCCACCGAGTCGCCCAAAGGCGAATTAGGCTTTTTTATCCACTCACAGGGCGAGCCCTACCCCTACCGCTTAAAAATCCGTGCCCCGAGCTTTTTTCACATAGGCTCGATGCAAGATATTTTAGTGGGGCAGTATCTAGCAGACGCTGTAACGATCATTGGCTCAAGCAATGCCGTCTTTGGGGAGGTGGATCGATGA
- a CDS encoding NADH-ubiquinone oxidoreductase subunit E family protein, with translation MKRFDLRHLRNEPNSAVIERMGAILDQSVRPGEVAIFMFEVVDFGIVEQSAEAIRDRGDILMNSLRFNRVDWTLVVKRANACQA, from the coding sequence ATGAAACGCTTTGACTTGAGGCATTTAAGAAATGAGCCTAATAGTGCTGTGATTGAGCGTATGGGGGCAATTTTAGATCAGAGTGTACGTCCCGGGGAGGTGGCGATTTTCATGTTTGAAGTGGTGGATTTTGGCATTGTGGAGCAGAGTGCAGAGGCGATTAGAGATCGGGGGGATATTTTGATGAACTCATTGCGTTTTAATCGGGTGGATTGGACTTTAGTGGTGAAAAGGGCAAATGCATGCCAAGCATAG
- the nuoH gene encoding NADH-quinone oxidoreductase subunit NuoH has protein sequence MSAEIVETIIKILVVVLVFSGLGAFGTYLERKVLAYFQRRLGPTYVGPFGLLQVIADAIKLFTKEDIIPQHANRLIFSIAPVIAMVSAFVSMAPIPFFGDFKVFGHTIKPIISDINVGLLFFLAVGSASIYAPLLAGLASNSKYSLIGAARATIQLLSFEVVSTLTILAPIMVVGSLSLVEINQYQEGGMLHWLVFKQPLAFFLFLISSYAELNRTPFDLLEHEAEIVAGFCTEYSGLRWGMFFLAEYAHLFAFCFVISLIFFGGYNAWGFIPGGIAILIKVCFFVFLSMWARATFPHVRPDQLMRLCWKIMLPLALVNILATGLVILLF, from the coding sequence ATGAGTGCTGAAATTGTAGAAACCATCATTAAAATCTTAGTGGTGGTGCTAGTGTTCTCTGGGCTAGGGGCGTTTGGGACTTATTTAGAACGCAAAGTCTTGGCTTATTTTCAAAGGCGTTTAGGCCCTACTTATGTGGGCCCCTTTGGGCTGTTACAAGTGATCGCCGATGCGATCAAGCTTTTCACCAAAGAGGACATTATCCCCCAACATGCCAACCGCTTGATTTTCTCTATCGCTCCCGTGATTGCGATGGTGAGTGCCTTTGTGAGCATGGCACCCATCCCTTTCTTTGGCGACTTTAAAGTCTTCGGGCACACCATTAAGCCCATCATCTCCGACATTAATGTCGGGCTTTTGTTTTTCTTAGCGGTGGGCTCAGCGAGCATTTACGCCCCCCTTTTAGCCGGGCTTGCGTCTAACAGCAAGTATTCTTTAATCGGGGCGGCAAGGGCGACCATACAGCTTTTAAGCTTTGAAGTGGTGAGTACTTTAACGATTTTAGCCCCTATTATGGTAGTAGGCTCGCTCTCTTTAGTAGAAATCAACCAATACCAAGAGGGGGGCATGTTGCACTGGTTAGTGTTTAAACAGCCCTTAGCCTTCTTTTTATTCTTAATTTCTAGCTATGCCGAGTTAAACCGCACCCCTTTCGACTTACTAGAGCACGAGGCGGAGATCGTGGCGGGCTTTTGCACGGAGTATAGTGGCTTGCGTTGGGGCATGTTTTTCTTAGCCGAATACGCCCATTTATTCGCCTTTTGCTTTGTGATTTCTCTCATTTTCTTTGGGGGTTACAATGCGTGGGGCTTTATCCCGGGGGGGATTGCAATTTTGATTAAAGTCTGTTTCTTTGTGTTTTTATCCATGTGGGCGCGAGCGACCTTCCCCCATGTCCGCCCCGACCAGCTCATGCGTTTGTGTTGGAAGATCATGCTCCCTTTAGCCCTAGTCAATATCCTAGCCACTGGGCTAGTCATTTTACTTTTTTAA
- a CDS encoding NADH-quinone oxidoreductase subunit J, which yields MLETLAFYFFAALTLGMAFVVVTTTNILYAMTSLAAAMVFVSAFFFLLDAEFLGVVQILVYVGAVVVMYAFGMLFLNASKEVQERKHAPKIPALLAIALALVLVALLGAPFISHYAHSLQESLNPDLNTSNTKLIGYVLFTKYLVAFEVGAFMLLVALVGAMASALKKSPTKDR from the coding sequence ATGCTTGAAACCCTTGCCTTTTACTTCTTCGCCGCTTTGACTTTAGGCATGGCGTTTGTGGTGGTAACAACCACAAACATTTTATACGCCATGACTTCGCTAGCAGCGGCTATGGTGTTTGTGTCTGCCTTTTTCTTTCTCTTGGACGCGGAGTTTTTAGGCGTGGTGCAAATCTTAGTCTATGTGGGGGCGGTGGTGGTGATGTATGCCTTTGGCATGCTCTTTTTGAATGCGTCCAAAGAGGTGCAAGAGAGAAAACACGCCCCTAAAATCCCTGCCCTGCTTGCCATTGCCCTAGCCCTAGTGCTGGTGGCACTTTTAGGCGCGCCCTTTATCTCGCATTACGCCCACAGCCTACAAGAGAGCTTAAACCCCGACTTAAACACTTCAAACACCAAGCTCATTGGGTATGTGCTTTTCACTAAATACCTAGTCGCCTTTGAAGTGGGGGCGTTCATGCTCTTAGTCGCCCTAGTCGGGGCGATGGCAAGTGCCCTTAAAAAAAGCCCTACAAAGGATCGTTGA